Proteins encoded together in one Acidobacteriota bacterium window:
- a CDS encoding peptidoglycan DD-metalloendopeptidase family protein → MRKRFLVPAVVLLVAAASLPMWLSAANPVSIARLGTDIALARDADYLTGLVPMRTTIAAVLDRHLIEGPEKAVLVASIGGAFDLRRIRAGQAYLIDRLLDGRVRRFEYEIDGDRRLTATRGSLDGTPRFHTAIEPIPKETAVVMVEGAIDRDTNSLSAALDKAGERIDLALGLADVFSGEIDFNSGLQPGDSFRLLVERQTREGKLAGYGPILAAEFVNVGRQLRAIRFTPEGGAAAYYDDQGRSLKRFFLKSPLKFEPRVTSRFSTSRKHPVLGYARAHNGVDYSANTGAPVVSVAPGVVTLAGWTNGGGRTVKVRHPNGYETEYLHLSSIAVRQGARISQGQLVGLVGMTGLATGPHLHYGLKKGGRYVNPVLEHRNMPPGDPVPAGLQNVFSSERDRYMSLLFSSPAARAANN, encoded by the coding sequence ATGCGCAAACGGTTCCTGGTCCCGGCTGTCGTCCTGCTTGTCGCCGCCGCGTCACTGCCCATGTGGCTGTCGGCGGCCAATCCGGTCTCGATCGCACGCCTCGGCACCGACATCGCGCTCGCGCGTGATGCCGACTACCTGACCGGGCTCGTGCCCATGCGTACCACCATTGCAGCGGTGCTCGATCGCCACCTGATCGAAGGGCCCGAGAAGGCCGTGCTGGTGGCGTCGATCGGCGGCGCGTTCGACCTGCGGCGCATCCGCGCCGGCCAGGCCTACCTGATCGATCGCCTGCTCGATGGCCGCGTCCGCCGCTTCGAGTACGAAATTGACGGCGACCGGCGGCTGACCGCGACGCGCGGATCCCTCGACGGCACACCGCGGTTCCACACTGCGATCGAACCCATCCCCAAGGAAACGGCCGTGGTGATGGTGGAAGGCGCGATCGATCGCGACACCAACTCGCTGTCGGCCGCGCTCGACAAGGCAGGCGAACGCATTGACCTGGCGCTCGGACTGGCCGATGTGTTCTCGGGCGAGATTGACTTCAACTCCGGCCTGCAGCCCGGCGACAGTTTCCGACTGCTGGTCGAGCGCCAGACCCGCGAAGGCAAGCTGGCGGGCTATGGCCCCATCCTGGCCGCGGAGTTCGTGAACGTCGGCCGCCAGCTGCGCGCCATCCGCTTCACGCCCGAGGGCGGCGCGGCGGCGTACTACGACGATCAGGGTCGCTCGCTGAAGCGCTTCTTCCTGAAGTCGCCGCTCAAGTTCGAACCGCGCGTGACCTCGCGATTCTCGACTTCGCGCAAGCATCCCGTGCTCGGCTACGCGCGCGCCCACAACGGCGTGGACTACAGTGCCAACACCGGTGCCCCGGTGGTTTCGGTCGCCCCCGGCGTCGTCACGCTGGCCGGCTGGACCAACGGCGGCGGGCGAACGGTGAAGGTGCGGCACCCGAACGGGTACGAGACGGAGTATTTGCACCTGTCGTCGATTGCGGTTCGCCAGGGCGCGCGAATCAGCCAGGGCCAGCTGGTCGGCCTGGTCGGCATGACCGGCCTCGCAACCGGGCCTCACCTGCACTACGGCTTGAAGAAGGGCGGGCGGTACGTGAACCCGGTTCTCGAGCACCGCAACATGCCGCCCGGCGATCCCGTTCCGGCCGGACTGCAGAACGTGTTCTCGTCCGAGCGCGACCGTTACATGTCGCTGCTGTTCAGCTCGCCGGCCGCCCGCGCCGCCAACAACTAA
- a CDS encoding NAD(P)H-binding protein: protein MHLIVGASGTVGTRIARRLLARGDVVRAVSRDVSKLEPLRRLGAIPIPGDLKSVDWMPDALAGVRSLILTSHGLVPPTRNNHPGLIDDVGNRQMIDVAQQAGVQHVVFISAAPVAGKSTLFTAAKYRVEEHLKRSGVGYTAIRPTVFIETHAVLLLAEPLRAKGSALFFGPGTASLNWISADDVADYVVRTLDAPPRNRIDVIGGPDNLSRREVLAMIEQLIGRRAQLRQVPVSVMRVMSAVAGPFHPGMKYLLDMALAEATTSGGAPAPPLDWTGPTPVADVIQRWAQTQ from the coding sequence ATGCACTTGATCGTAGGAGCTTCCGGTACTGTTGGAACCCGCATCGCCCGTCGTCTCCTGGCTCGTGGGGATGTCGTTCGGGCGGTCTCGCGTGACGTCAGCAAGCTCGAGCCACTTCGCCGGTTGGGCGCCATTCCCATTCCCGGAGATCTCAAATCTGTGGATTGGATGCCGGACGCGCTGGCAGGTGTGCGCTCGCTGATCCTCACATCGCACGGATTAGTGCCGCCGACGCGCAACAATCATCCTGGCCTGATCGACGACGTCGGCAATCGGCAGATGATCGACGTGGCACAGCAGGCCGGAGTTCAGCACGTGGTCTTCATTTCGGCGGCGCCGGTTGCTGGAAAATCGACGCTGTTCACGGCCGCGAAATACCGGGTCGAAGAGCACTTGAAAAGAAGCGGCGTTGGATACACAGCGATCCGACCCACGGTGTTCATCGAAACGCACGCCGTGCTTCTGCTCGCGGAGCCACTACGGGCCAAAGGCTCGGCACTGTTCTTCGGGCCCGGAACGGCGTCGCTGAACTGGATCTCGGCCGACGATGTGGCCGATTACGTGGTTCGCACGTTGGATGCGCCACCGCGCAACCGCATTGACGTGATCGGCGGGCCCGACAACCTGTCCCGGCGGGAAGTGCTCGCGATGATCGAGCAGCTGATTGGACGAAGAGCTCAACTCCGACAGGTACCGGTGAGCGTGATGCGTGTCATGAGCGCGGTGGCCGGGCCCTTCCATCCGGGCATGAAGTACCTGCTCGATATGGCGCTGGCTGAAGCCACGACCAGCGGCGGAGCGCCCGCTCCGCCGCTCGACTGGACGGGGCCGACCCCAGTGGCGGACGTGATTCAGCGCTGGGCGCAGACCCAATGA
- a CDS encoding PEGA domain-containing protein produces the protein MIRVLPAVSEPTLGAVDGFGRRVRGLDPDSGDEVEILELAPALVEHAGFVSALADRVARFAAVRHASYVHLRRLDRPSADRLTLVSDDTGGWRLSQMLAVASSTGLPLDITVVIGLLRQLLPAVALFGRHNRETAIGALAPDRLIVTPQGRLVIAEHAFGPALEKLNFGRERLWRDFRVTMAPSAGLPRANPRADAHAIGVVALSLLLGRSLAEDEYPNQLSALVDSAVEHRAGETAPLSKAPLSKALSSWLTRALQFDISNSFQSPHEAQVAFESVLASDRAYVTSSPALDEWVAKVGALLEQSPTASTPVAPALGTSAPEAPLAPLAPLAPLAPLARNPLVLALMLFVIALSGVVLWLWTRDSGGPRAGEGELVVQSRPVAARVSIDGEERGVTPLTLSLPSGAYVLEVQSGKSEPRVIPLTIQAGVQTAQYIELQNVAQTGGLDVRSDPPGARVTIDGQNRGTTPVTVRDLAPGDHQVVLEASGGRKVTQSVRIDAGITAQLVVPLPRR, from the coding sequence ATGATCCGAGTGCTCCCAGCTGTCAGCGAACCCACTCTCGGCGCCGTCGATGGCTTTGGCCGTCGTGTGCGCGGGCTCGATCCAGATAGCGGCGACGAAGTCGAGATTCTCGAGCTGGCGCCGGCACTCGTCGAACATGCCGGGTTCGTGTCGGCGCTCGCCGACCGCGTGGCGCGGTTTGCCGCCGTCCGCCATGCCTCCTACGTGCACCTGCGGCGTCTCGATCGGCCGTCAGCCGATCGGCTGACGCTCGTCTCCGACGACACCGGCGGGTGGCGCCTCTCGCAGATGCTGGCCGTCGCTTCGTCAACCGGGCTGCCGCTCGATATCACCGTCGTGATTGGCCTGCTGCGGCAGCTGCTGCCGGCGGTCGCGCTGTTTGGCCGCCACAATCGTGAGACCGCCATTGGTGCGCTGGCGCCCGACCGGCTGATCGTGACGCCGCAGGGCCGGCTCGTGATCGCGGAGCATGCGTTTGGGCCGGCGCTCGAGAAGTTGAACTTCGGGCGCGAGCGGCTGTGGCGCGACTTCCGCGTGACCATGGCGCCATCGGCGGGCCTGCCGCGCGCCAACCCGCGCGCCGACGCCCATGCCATTGGCGTGGTCGCGCTGTCGCTGCTGCTCGGCCGTTCGCTGGCCGAGGACGAATACCCGAACCAGCTGTCCGCGCTCGTCGACTCGGCCGTCGAGCACCGCGCCGGCGAGACGGCACCGTTGTCGAAGGCACCGCTTTCAAAAGCACTGTCGAGCTGGCTGACGCGCGCCCTGCAGTTCGACATCAGCAACTCGTTCCAGTCGCCGCACGAGGCCCAGGTGGCGTTCGAGTCGGTGCTGGCGAGCGATCGTGCCTACGTGACTTCGTCCCCGGCCCTCGACGAGTGGGTCGCCAAGGTCGGCGCACTGCTCGAGCAGTCGCCCACGGCCTCGACCCCAGTAGCACCGGCACTCGGCACCAGCGCCCCCGAGGCACCCCTGGCACCCCTGGCACCTCTGGCACCTCTGGCACCTCTGGCACGAAACCCGTTGGTGCTCGCGCTGATGCTCTTCGTGATCGCGCTATCGGGCGTGGTCCTGTGGCTCTGGACCCGCGATTCCGGCGGGCCCCGCGCCGGCGAAGGCGAACTGGTCGTGCAGTCGCGGCCGGTGGCGGCCCGCGTCTCGATCGATGGAGAGGAACGCGGCGTGACTCCGCTCACCCTCTCGCTGCCGTCGGGCGCGTATGTGCTCGAGGTCCAGAGCGGCAAGTCCGAACCGCGCGTCATTCCGCTGACCATCCAGGCCGGTGTGCAAACCGCGCAGTACATCGAGTTGCAGAACGTGGCCCAGACGGGCGGCCTGGACGTGCGCAGCGACCCGCCCGGCGCGCGGGTGACCATCGATGGCCAAAACCGGGGGACGACGCCGGTGACGGTTCGCGACCTGGCCCCGGGCGACCACCAGGTGGTGCTCGAGGCATCTGGTGGCCGCAAAGTTACCCAGTCTGTCCGTATCGACGCGGGCATTACTGCGCAGCTGGTCGTCCCCTTACCTCGGCGCTAA
- a CDS encoding DUF1015 family protein, whose product MSAIYPFRALRPAPKAAAAVASVPYDVVSTEEARALAEGNPLSFLRVSRPEIDLPAGADAHADAVYDLAAKNFARLKEQAPLVEEEAASFYVYRLHMGSHVQSGVAACFSIDEYDRGLIKKHEKTRPDKEDDRTRHMLAIGAQTGPVFLTHRSSPAVDEAVSRAVLDDPLYDIVAPDGVRHQVWRVPAVVNAQIVEAFAALDSLYIADGHHRAASAARTRRSLAGKGAGERDRVLAVAFPDNQMQVLPYNRVVRDLYGLTAGEFLASLKRRLTVTDGGPATPARKGQVAMYLAGAWHTLTLPAGVAALDVDILESTILEPVLGIHDVRTDKRIDFVGGIRGTSALEQLVDSKAFAVAFSMFPVSVEDLMRVSDAGEIMPPKSTWFEPKLRDGLLSHLL is encoded by the coding sequence ATGTCAGCCATCTACCCCTTCCGGGCGCTGCGGCCGGCGCCCAAGGCGGCCGCCGCCGTTGCGTCGGTGCCGTACGACGTGGTGAGTACCGAAGAGGCCCGGGCGTTGGCCGAGGGCAACCCGCTGAGCTTCCTGCGGGTGTCGCGGCCCGAGATCGATTTGCCCGCCGGCGCCGACGCGCACGCTGATGCGGTTTACGACCTTGCGGCGAAGAACTTCGCGCGGCTGAAAGAGCAGGCGCCCCTGGTCGAGGAAGAGGCGGCCAGCTTCTACGTGTACCGCCTCCACATGGGCAGCCATGTCCAGTCCGGTGTGGCGGCGTGTTTTTCGATCGACGAATACGATCGCGGCCTGATCAAGAAACACGAGAAGACCCGGCCCGACAAGGAAGACGATCGCACGCGGCACATGCTGGCGATTGGCGCGCAGACGGGCCCGGTGTTCCTGACGCACCGGTCGTCGCCCGCCGTGGACGAGGCGGTGTCGCGGGCGGTCCTGGACGACCCGCTGTACGACATCGTCGCGCCGGACGGCGTCCGCCACCAGGTGTGGCGCGTGCCGGCCGTCGTGAATGCGCAGATCGTGGAGGCGTTCGCGGCGCTCGACAGCCTGTATATCGCCGATGGTCACCACCGCGCGGCCAGCGCCGCCCGCACCCGCCGTTCGCTCGCCGGCAAGGGTGCCGGTGAACGAGACCGCGTTCTCGCTGTGGCGTTCCCCGACAACCAGATGCAGGTGCTGCCATACAACCGCGTGGTGCGCGACCTGTACGGCCTGACCGCCGGCGAGTTCCTGGCGTCGCTCAAGCGGCGGCTGACCGTGACTGACGGCGGTCCGGCCACGCCGGCTCGCAAGGGCCAGGTCGCGATGTACCTGGCCGGCGCCTGGCACACCCTTACGCTGCCGGCCGGCGTCGCCGCGCTCGACGTCGACATCCTGGAGTCGACGATTCTCGAGCCGGTGTTGGGCATCCACGACGTGCGCACCGACAAGCGGATCGACTTCGTCGGCGGCATTCGCGGCACCTCGGCGCTCGAGCAACTGGTTGACAGCAAGGCGTTCGCGGTGGCGTTTTCGATGTTCCCGGTGTCGGTCGAAGATCTGATGCGCGTCTCGGACGCGGGCGAGATCATGCCACCCAAGTCCACCTGGTTCGAACCCAAGCTGCGCGACGGTCTCTTGTCGCATCTCCTGTAG
- the serC gene encoding 3-phosphoserine/phosphohydroxythreonine transaminase, which translates to MSTNRIYNFSAGPAVLPVPVLEEAQRNLIELPGVGMSVLEISHRSKTFEDILAKTEADVRALGKVPANYKVLFLQGGASMQFSMVPLNLLTAGATADYIVTGAWSQKAVKEAQRVGTVNIAATTESDNFSRLPSPAEIKLTPGAAYVHMTTNNTLFGTEWPAEPAVADAPLVADTSSDMFSRPIDVSKYGLIYAGAQKNLGPSGVTLVIIREDLLARSQKSLHTMLNYAVHAENGSMYNTPPCFGIYLMGLVMKWGLAQGGLDAINAVNTRKAAKLYAEIDRSGFYRGTADKASRSRMNITFRLPSEDLEKTFVKESTAAGLDGLKGHRSVGGMRASIYNAFPEAGIDALVAFMQEFEKKNG; encoded by the coding sequence ATGTCTACCAACCGCATCTATAACTTTTCCGCAGGACCGGCCGTGTTGCCGGTTCCGGTTCTCGAAGAAGCCCAGCGCAACCTGATCGAACTGCCGGGCGTCGGCATGTCGGTGCTCGAGATCAGCCACCGTTCAAAAACGTTCGAGGACATCCTGGCCAAGACCGAAGCCGATGTCCGCGCGCTCGGCAAGGTGCCGGCGAATTACAAGGTGCTGTTCCTGCAGGGCGGCGCTTCCATGCAGTTCTCGATGGTGCCGCTCAACCTGCTGACCGCCGGCGCCACCGCCGACTACATCGTCACCGGCGCGTGGTCGCAGAAGGCCGTGAAAGAAGCGCAGCGCGTGGGCACCGTGAACATTGCGGCCACGACCGAGAGCGATAATTTCTCGCGCCTCCCGAGCCCGGCCGAGATCAAGCTGACGCCGGGTGCCGCGTACGTCCACATGACCACCAACAACACGCTGTTCGGCACCGAATGGCCGGCCGAGCCGGCCGTGGCGGATGCGCCGCTCGTCGCGGACACCTCATCGGACATGTTCAGCCGGCCGATCGACGTGTCGAAGTACGGCCTGATCTACGCGGGCGCGCAGAAGAACCTCGGCCCCTCGGGCGTCACGTTGGTGATCATCCGCGAAGACCTGCTGGCGCGGTCGCAGAAGTCGCTGCACACCATGCTCAATTACGCTGTGCATGCCGAGAATGGCTCGATGTACAACACCCCGCCGTGTTTTGGCATTTATCTGATGGGCCTGGTGATGAAGTGGGGCCTGGCGCAGGGCGGGCTCGACGCCATCAACGCCGTCAACACGCGCAAGGCCGCCAAGCTGTATGCGGAGATCGACCGAAGCGGCTTCTATCGCGGCACCGCCGACAAGGCCAGCCGCTCACGCATGAACATCACGTTCCGGCTGCCGAGCGAAGACCTCGAGAAGACCTTCGTGAAGGAATCAACGGCGGCAGGGCTGGACGGCCTGAAGGGCCACCGCTCGGTCGGCGGCATGCGCGCGTCGATCTATAACGCGTTCCCGGAAGCCGGCATCGACGCCCTCGTCGCGTTCATGCAGGAGTTCGAAAAGAAGAACGGGTAA
- a CDS encoding DUF2161 family putative PD-(D/E)XK-type phosphodiesterase, whose translation MRETDLYEPIKRFLEQQGYEVKAEIGAADVVGVRGSEPPLVVETKTAFSLSLFHQGTERQAITDVVYLAVPLGRGVAFRKALRRNLKLCRLLGLGLITVGSREPRVQVHADPGPYRPRQSKGKKVRLLGEFARRVGDPNVGGATRKGLVTAYRQEATRCARFLSEHGATKAALVAKGSGVAHARRIMADNHYGWFQRVGTGIYDLTPEYNLRLDDRAGNCPAG comes from the coding sequence ATGCGTGAAACCGACCTCTACGAGCCCATCAAGCGATTCCTCGAGCAGCAGGGTTACGAGGTCAAGGCCGAGATCGGCGCTGCCGATGTCGTGGGCGTCCGTGGCAGCGAGCCGCCGCTCGTGGTCGAGACCAAGACCGCGTTCTCGCTCTCGCTGTTTCACCAGGGGACCGAGCGCCAGGCGATCACCGACGTGGTCTACCTCGCCGTCCCGCTCGGCCGCGGAGTGGCGTTCAGGAAAGCCCTGCGAAGAAACCTGAAGCTATGCCGGCTTCTTGGACTCGGCCTGATCACGGTGGGCTCGCGCGAACCGCGGGTGCAGGTGCATGCCGATCCCGGCCCCTACCGGCCGCGCCAATCCAAAGGGAAGAAAGTCCGGCTGCTCGGGGAGTTCGCGCGTCGGGTTGGCGATCCGAATGTGGGCGGCGCCACGCGCAAGGGCCTCGTCACCGCCTATCGGCAAGAGGCCACGCGGTGCGCCCGGTTCCTGTCGGAGCACGGTGCGACCAAGGCCGCGCTCGTTGCGAAAGGCAGCGGCGTGGCTCACGCCCGGCGAATCATGGCCGACAACCACTACGGCTGGTTTCAGCGCGTCGGGACCGGTATTTACGACCTCACTCCGGAATACAATCTAAGGCTGGATGACAGAGCCGGTAATTGTCCCGCGGGCTGA
- the pcnB gene encoding polynucleotide adenylyltransferase PcnB has translation MTEPVIVPRAEHPISRRDIDADALKVLYRLNEGGYTAYLVGGSVRDLLLSRRPKDFDIGTSAHPYQVKKLFRNCWIIGRRFRLAHVRFGLKAIEVATFRKIIPAGSEGEPAEVPSPHATDAADLLIKHDNTFGTPEEDAFRRDFTINALFYDIANFSIIDYVGGLQDLKDGLIRCIGDPNERFQEDPVRMLRAIVMASRLGFRIDEPVVEAIATHRKLMATASPARLIEEYYKILRSGAAEVTFRALAEHRLLEPVTPEIQRGAKNVALWESLAALDAYRRKFEAAPATMRNSILLGALLLPLGLMPKKSHSKFDGDDEDGETDGNREPAAEDPPLRLAEAVKSHKSRFTRPPKEPILKIGSLPIARGDTERLRQILSLQSRIADLETSPKAKRALMHRGPFEDALTWFEIHGNAPAVLEHWKGFIEALGPDALRPPPHEPGAPATEGRAPGTNRRRRGRRRGRRSFNNKPPES, from the coding sequence ATGACAGAGCCGGTAATTGTCCCGCGGGCTGAGCACCCGATCTCGCGGCGGGACATCGATGCAGATGCCCTTAAAGTGTTGTACCGATTGAACGAAGGGGGCTACACGGCCTACCTGGTCGGCGGCAGCGTCCGCGACCTCCTGCTCAGCCGCCGGCCCAAAGACTTCGACATTGGCACCTCGGCCCATCCCTACCAGGTCAAGAAGCTTTTCCGGAACTGTTGGATCATCGGCCGCCGCTTTCGCCTGGCCCACGTCCGGTTCGGCCTGAAGGCCATCGAAGTCGCCACCTTCCGCAAGATTATTCCTGCCGGCTCCGAAGGCGAACCGGCCGAGGTGCCGTCGCCACATGCGACCGACGCGGCCGACCTCCTGATCAAGCACGACAACACCTTCGGCACGCCGGAGGAGGATGCCTTCCGCCGCGACTTCACCATCAATGCGCTCTTCTACGACATCGCCAACTTCTCGATCATCGACTACGTCGGTGGCCTGCAGGACCTGAAAGACGGACTGATCCGCTGCATCGGCGATCCCAACGAGCGCTTCCAGGAAGATCCCGTCCGCATGCTCCGCGCCATCGTCATGGCGTCGCGCCTGGGCTTCCGGATCGACGAGCCGGTGGTCGAGGCCATTGCCACCCATCGCAAGCTGATGGCGACGGCCTCGCCGGCACGCCTGATCGAGGAGTACTACAAGATCCTGCGTTCGGGCGCCGCCGAAGTGACCTTCCGCGCCCTGGCCGAACATCGCCTGCTCGAGCCGGTGACGCCCGAAATCCAGCGCGGCGCGAAGAACGTGGCGCTGTGGGAAAGCCTGGCGGCGCTCGACGCCTACCGCCGCAAGTTCGAGGCGGCGCCGGCGACCATGCGCAACTCGATCCTGCTGGGAGCGCTGCTGCTGCCGCTGGGATTGATGCCCAAGAAGTCGCACAGCAAGTTTGATGGGGACGACGAAGACGGCGAAACCGACGGCAATCGTGAGCCAGCCGCGGAAGACCCGCCTCTACGACTCGCTGAGGCCGTCAAGTCCCACAAGTCGCGCTTCACGCGGCCACCGAAGGAACCCATCCTGAAGATCGGATCGCTGCCAATCGCGCGCGGTGACACCGAGCGGCTGCGCCAGATCCTGTCGTTGCAAAGCCGTATTGCCGACCTCGAGACGTCGCCGAAGGCCAAGCGCGCGCTGATGCACCGCGGGCCGTTCGAGGATGCGCTGACGTGGTTCGAGATCCACGGCAACGCACCCGCCGTGCTGGAACACTGGAAGGGATTCATCGAGGCGCTGGGGCCCGACGCGCTGCGCCCGCCGCCGCACGAGCCGGGCGCGCCAGCCACGGAAGGCCGCGCCCCGGGCACGAACCGGCGGCGCCGGGGACGGCGCCGGGGACGGCGGAGTTTCAACAACAAACCACCCGAATCGTAG
- a CDS encoding ATP-binding protein, with protein MAKLIFFCGKMASGKTTLARQLAARERAVVLNQDQLLEQLFPGEIVDVASYVKHSSRLNSAIGPLVCALLTMGTAVVLDFPGNTKQQRAWFRELFEQAGVAHELHFIDAPDALCKRQLQERSKHLPPGTPWTSEAEFDLIMAHFLPPSEDEGFNVIRHHHGDSREGS; from the coding sequence GTGGCAAAGCTGATCTTCTTCTGCGGCAAGATGGCCTCTGGCAAGACCACGCTCGCCAGGCAACTGGCGGCTCGTGAGCGCGCCGTGGTCCTGAATCAGGACCAGTTGCTTGAACAGCTCTTCCCCGGCGAGATCGTCGACGTCGCCAGCTACGTCAAGCACTCCTCGCGGCTGAACAGCGCGATCGGTCCCCTCGTGTGCGCGTTGCTGACCATGGGCACCGCGGTAGTGCTCGACTTTCCAGGTAACACGAAGCAGCAGCGGGCGTGGTTCCGTGAACTGTTCGAGCAGGCCGGCGTCGCGCACGAACTGCATTTCATCGACGCCCCCGATGCCCTGTGCAAGCGCCAGCTTCAAGAGCGCAGCAAGCATCTGCCGCCCGGCACGCCGTGGACGTCGGAAGCGGAGTTCGACTTGATCATGGCCCACTTCCTGCCGCCATCAGAAGACGAGGGCTTCAACGTCATCCGTCACCACCATGGCGATTCTCGTGAAGGATCGTAG
- a CDS encoding NAD(P)-dependent oxidoreductase, with the protein MKVLIADKFEKSGLDGLTAAGCDVIFQPDASGDSLIAAIKQSGAPVLVVRSTKVTEPMLDAGGLSLIVRAGAGVNTIDVAGASKRGIYVSNCPGKNSVAVAELAMGLILSVDRRIPDNVAELRAGTWNKKEFSKARGLLGQTLGLIGFGHIGQEVAARARAFGMPVLVWSRRFTEDAAARAHAEQAFGVKVVVTAEELVAKSDILSVHLALTKDTRNFVNAELLAHAKQGATFINTARGEVVDYAALEAAVKENGLRVGLDVFANEPAEATAAFADPLVSQPGVYGTHHIGASTDQAQEAIAAETVRIITTYKDTGKVPNVVNLAKLTPATHMLVVRHRDKPGVLAHVFEYLRVARINVQETENIIFDGAHAAVARINLDGAPSPRAMDAMQSGNADILDLQLVKLA; encoded by the coding sequence GTGAAGGTTCTGATCGCTGACAAGTTCGAGAAGTCCGGCCTTGACGGCCTGACGGCCGCCGGTTGCGACGTGATCTTCCAGCCCGACGCAAGTGGCGACAGCCTGATCGCGGCCATCAAGCAGAGCGGCGCGCCGGTGCTGGTGGTGCGCTCGACCAAGGTGACCGAACCGATGCTGGACGCGGGCGGGCTGTCGCTGATCGTCCGGGCGGGCGCGGGCGTGAACACCATTGATGTGGCCGGTGCGTCGAAACGGGGCATCTACGTCTCGAACTGCCCGGGCAAGAACTCGGTGGCCGTCGCCGAGCTCGCCATGGGCCTGATCCTGTCGGTGGATCGCCGCATTCCCGACAACGTCGCCGAGCTGCGGGCGGGGACGTGGAATAAGAAGGAGTTCTCGAAAGCGCGCGGCCTGTTGGGCCAGACGCTGGGGCTGATCGGTTTCGGCCACATCGGGCAGGAAGTGGCGGCGCGGGCGCGCGCGTTCGGCATGCCGGTGCTGGTGTGGAGCCGCCGGTTCACCGAGGATGCCGCGGCGCGGGCACACGCCGAGCAGGCCTTCGGCGTCAAGGTCGTGGTCACGGCCGAGGAATTGGTGGCCAAGTCCGACATCCTGAGCGTCCACCTCGCGCTGACGAAAGACACCCGCAACTTCGTGAACGCCGAACTGCTGGCGCACGCGAAGCAGGGCGCCACCTTCATCAACACCGCCCGTGGCGAAGTGGTCGACTACGCGGCCCTCGAGGCGGCGGTGAAGGAGAACGGCCTGCGCGTGGGCCTCGACGTGTTTGCCAACGAGCCGGCCGAGGCGACCGCCGCGTTTGCCGACCCACTGGTGTCGCAGCCCGGCGTGTATGGCACCCACCACATCGGCGCTTCCACCGATCAGGCGCAGGAGGCGATCGCCGCGGAGACCGTCCGCATCATCACCACCTACAAGGACACCGGCAAGGTGCCCAACGTGGTGAACCTCGCCAAGTTGACGCCGGCCACCCACATGCTAGTGGTGCGCCACCGCGACAAGCCCGGCGTGCTCGCGCACGTCTTCGAGTACCTGCGGGTCGCCCGCATCAACGTGCAGGAAACCGAGAACATCATTTTCGACGGCGCGCACGCGGCCGTGGCTCGCATCAACCTCGATGGCGCGCCCTCACCGAGGGCGATGGATGCCATGCAGTCGGGCAATGCCGATATTCTTGATCTGCAACTGGTGAAACTTGCGTAA